The segment GCGGGAATCAACTCCGCGAGCGCGGCGGCGAGCCCCTCGCGCCGGCCGGGGTAGAACGCGCCGGCGACGGCGGGCATGCGTACGGTGCCCATTCGACCTCCCAAGTCGCTAAGGATAGCCAGCGCGCCGCCCCCCGTCATCCGCGCGCGCCGTTTGAAGCGCCCCTTCGATCGGCCGCGGCGCTTCCGCCGTCGGCGCGCCGCGCAGGCCGCGCGCCCCTTGCGCCGCCGCGCGGCCCCGCGCATCCTGCGGCGCAGTCCAAGGAGCCGGCCCGTGAAGATCGCCCTCGTTCAGTGCACGTCCCGACTCGGCGACCTCGAAGCCAACCTCGCCGAGACCGAGCGGCACGTCGCCGCGGCGGCCGCGGCGGGCGCCGACGTCGCCCTGTTCCCCGAGCTCGCCCTTTCCGGCTATCGGCTGCGGGACATCGTGCCCGAGGTCGCCGTGCGGCTCGACCGCGAGGGACCGGCGCGCGAGCGCCTCCTCGCCCTGTCCCGCACGCTGCCGTTCCTCGTCGGCCTCGTCGAGGAGACGGCCGACCACCGCTTCCACAACGCCGCGGCCTACTTCGAGGACGGGCGGCTGGTCCACGTCCACCGCAAGTGCCATCTGCCGACCTACGGGATGTTCGACGAGGCGATGGACTTCGCCCCCGGCGAGCGGCTCGCCGCCTTCGACACCCGCTTCGGCCGTGTCGGCGCGCTGATCTGCGAGGACGTCTGGCACCCCGCGGCGGCGATGGTCCTCGCGCAGGACGGCGCGACGATGCTCTGGGTCGTCGCGGCCAGCCCGCTGCGCGGCCTCGGCGCCGGCACCGGCCTGCTCTCGGCCGACTCGGTCCGCGGCCTCGTGCAGGTCGTCGCCCGCTTCAACGTCGCCCCGGCCTGCTATTGCAACCGCTCCGGCTTCGAGGAAGGGATCGCCTTCAGCGGCGCCAGCTTCGCCGTCGGCGCCGGCGGGCAGATCCTCGCCGAGGCGCCGGCGCTCGAGCCGGCGCTCGTCGTCGCCGAGATCGACCAGGAAGAGACGCGCCTCGCGCGCGCCGCCTACCCGCTCGTGCGCGACGAGCGGATCGAGCTGCTGCGGCGCGAGCTGCGCCGGATCGCCCGCCGCCGCGCCGGAGAGGACCTGCCGTGACCACGCTTCCCCCGCCGATGCCGCTGCCGACGCTCGAGAAGCTTCTCGTCGGCTTCCTGCGCGAGGAGACGGCCAAGGCCGGCTTCGAGCGCCTCGTCGTCGGCGTCTCAGGCGGCATCGACTCCGCCGTCGCGCTGCTCCTCGCCGCGCGCGCCGTCGGCCCGGAGAACACGCTCGCCGTGCTGATGCCGTACCGCACGAGCAGCGCGGAGAGCGTCCGCGACGCGCGGGCGGTCGTCGAGGTCGCCGGCTGCCGCTCGGAGCTGATCGACATCTCGCCGATGGTGGACGCGTTCAAGGAGGCCGCGGGGTGCGACGACCCGCTGCGCGCCGGCAACAAGATGGCCCGCGAGCGGATGACGATCCTCTACGACCGCGCGATGCGCGACCGCGCGCTCGTCTGCGGCACGAGCAACAAGACCGAGCTGCTGCTCGGCTACTCGACGCGTTGGGGGGACGGCGCGTACGACCTCAACCCGCTCGGCGACCTCTACAAGGCGCACGTGCGGACGCTCGCCGCGCATCTCGGGACGCCGCGCGAGATCATCGAGAAGCCGCCGTCGGCCGACCTCTGGCCGGGGCAGACCGACGAAGCCGACCTCGGGCTGACCTACGAGCAGGCCGACTTGGTGCTGTTCCGGATCGTGGACCAGCGCGGGCGGGTCGAGACGGCCGCCGCGGAGCTCGGCGTGCCGGAGGAGGTCGTCCGCCGGATCCTGCGCCGCGTCGTCCGCACGCAGTTCAAGCGGAACCTGCCGCTGATCTGCAAGGTGCAGGCGCGCACCGTGGGAATCGACTTCCGCTTCCCGCGCGACTGGATGTCCTGATCCTCGGCGCCGCGGCGCGCCGTCGCGCGGAACCTCGAGACGAGGGCGCGCGAATGCGGCCGCGGGCCGCGCGGATCCGCTCGCTCAGCGGAACGTCAGCGGGTGCGGGTGCGGCTCGTTGCGGCCCGGATCGACGAGGTGGACCACGACGAGGCCGCGCCGCGCGAGGTCGTCGGCGACGGCGAAGCGGTGGCAGGCCCGCGGGTCGCGTTCCGCGCAGAGGATCGCCGTCGGGCGCCCCGCCGCCAGCCGCGCCAGCTCTTCGAGCCCCGTCCGGTAGGCCACCGTCTCGCGCCGGGCCTCGAAGTCGTCGCGCAGGCCGCCCAGCGACTCCCCCATGTAGGCGTAGCCGACGCCGGCCTGGGCCAGCGTCTGCTGCAGGACGGGGCGCGCCGACCACGGCGCGCGGCGGCTCGTCGGGCGCGACCGCACGTCCACGACGAACTCGACCCCCGCGGCGCGCAGCATCCCCAAGAACTCCTCGGGGGCGCGGTCGGCGTGGCCGATGGTGAAGACTCGGACTTCGGGCGGATCGAAGATCATTGCGACTCCGGCGGACTGTTTTACCACACCAGCCCGACCTGATTGCGACGT is part of the bacterium genome and harbors:
- a CDS encoding NAD+ synthase, with product MPLPTLEKLLVGFLREETAKAGFERLVVGVSGGIDSAVALLLAARAVGPENTLAVLMPYRTSSAESVRDARAVVEVAGCRSELIDISPMVDAFKEAAGCDDPLRAGNKMARERMTILYDRAMRDRALVCGTSNKTELLLGYSTRWGDGAYDLNPLGDLYKAHVRTLAAHLGTPREIIEKPPSADLWPGQTDEADLGLTYEQADLVLFRIVDQRGRVETAAAELGVPEEVVRRILRRVVRTQFKRNLPLICKVQARTVGIDFRFPRDWMS
- a CDS encoding DUF488 domain-containing protein; protein product: MIFDPPEVRVFTIGHADRAPEEFLGMLRAAGVEFVVDVRSRPTSRRAPWSARPVLQQTLAQAGVGYAYMGESLGGLRDDFEARRETVAYRTGLEELARLAAGRPTAILCAERDPRACHRFAVADDLARRGLVVVHLVDPGRNEPHPHPLTFR
- a CDS encoding carbon-nitrogen hydrolase — encoded protein: MKIALVQCTSRLGDLEANLAETERHVAAAAAAGADVALFPELALSGYRLRDIVPEVAVRLDREGPARERLLALSRTLPFLVGLVEETADHRFHNAAAYFEDGRLVHVHRKCHLPTYGMFDEAMDFAPGERLAAFDTRFGRVGALICEDVWHPAAAMVLAQDGATMLWVVAASPLRGLGAGTGLLSADSVRGLVQVVARFNVAPACYCNRSGFEEGIAFSGASFAVGAGGQILAEAPALEPALVVAEIDQEETRLARAAYPLVRDERIELLRRELRRIARRRAGEDLP